The genome window AATATCCCGGACTTGCATCTTGATACTTCAATcccaagaaaatatttcaaaggaccaagatctttcatttcaaactcTGTGGACAAATAACTTTTCAAGGCTGCTTGCTCAACAGGATCATCACCAgtaaccaccatatcatccacatacacgATTAGAGCCGTAACCTTTCCGTTCTGGTGTTTCAGAAACAACGTGTGATCCCAATTACTCTGTATATACCCAAATGCCCTAATGGACTTGGTAAATCTACCAAACCAGGCTCGAGGAGACTGCTTTAATCCATACAGTGATTTCTTGAGCCTACATACCTTTTGTTTCCGTCTGTCCGAATCACTGCACCCTGGTGGAAGATCCATGTAAATCTCCTCAGTCAGATCTCCATAGAGGAAAGCATTTTTTACGTCGAACTGTTGCAAAGGCCAATCCAGATTTGCTGCTAAGGACAGTAGAACACGAACTGTATTGATCTTTGCCACTGGTGCGAATGTATCAGTGTAATCAATGCCATATTTCTGTGTATACCCCTTTGCCACCAATCTTGCTTTAAAGCGATCTACCGTTCCGTCGGCTTTATATTTTACTGTATaaacccatttgcatcccactGTTTTCTTTCCGGCTGGCAAGTCTATTATGTCCcaggtagcattcttcttcaacGATCTCAATTCTTCGTTCATTGCATCTTTCCAGCGGGAATCTGCTAAAGCCTCCTGCACACTGTTAGGAATAGATACAGTAGATAATTGATATACAAATGACTTATTTGATTCTGACAGGTGACAGGTAGACACATAATGGTTTAATGGGTATCTCACTCTGGAATCAGAGTTTGGCTCACTCATGGAATACTTGTGTTTACACTCAGGATCTGCCTCATAAGTGGGTTTGGGAATACCTCTATTAATACGCTCTGGAAGGCGACGAAGTGGAGGTGCATCCGGTGTAGAAGACGATTGGTTATGAGAAGTAGTATCTCGTGACACATGCTGTAATTGCTGCTCTGTTTCACTGCAATTGGGCGGCTGCATCTCATTTTCCAACTCAATACCCGTGAGACCCGTGGGCTGCTCCTCTTCCTGACGTGTTGGCTGCTCCTCAGTAGGCTGCTCGGTAGGACTAAACCCAGAAAACACGGGCTGCTGCCCTTCCCCAGGTGCCGTGGGCTGCTGCCCTTCCCCAGAAGCCGTGTACTCCAAGCTCAACACGTCCCTATCATCGCGAGTCAGAACTTCATCATTGCAGTACTCCCCCTGAAGTGAGGACGGGGAGGAACCAAAGAACATTTCATTATCGTGAAAACTCACATCCTGAGTAATAAACATCTTTTTACTCGAAGGATGATAACAACGATACCCTTTCTGGGTAGTAGCATACCCCAAAAAAACACAACGAAGAGCTCTAGGTTCAAGTTTAGTCTTCCGTTGAGGTGGATGAAGGTGAACAAACACAACACATCCGATGACCCGTGGGGGAAGATTGGGAGTCGGGGGGCTGCTAGTCTGAGATGTGAGAGCCTGAAATGGCGTATGGAAGTCGAGAGTCCGAGATGGAAGGCGATTAATAAGATAGGTTGCAGACGTAAGTGCCTCTCCCCAATAATGGAGCAGCAGATGTGCCGCAAGTAGGGAAGCACGAACCATTTCTAACAAGTGTCGATTTTTCCTTTCTGCAACcccattctgttgaggagtaTACGGACACGTGGTCTGATGAACAATACCGTGCAACTCTAAGAATGAACGAAGTTCCATATTAACATATTCTCCCCCATTGTCACTGCGAAGAACCTGGATATTCCTGTTGTATTGTACAGCAATCATTTTATGAAACCGTTGGAAGGCCGAACTAACTTCACTCTTTGACTTTAACAAAATAACCCAAGTCATGCgggtacaatcatcaataaaagtaacaaaccaatgaGCACCACCAAGAGTGGCTACTTTTGACGGTCCCCATACATCAGAATGCACAATCATAAAAGGAACAGTACTTTTATTTAAATTGGGAGGAAAAGAGGTTCGATGGCTCTTAGCCATTTCACAAACATCACACTTAAACTGAGAAACATCAATCTTGACAaacaaactaggaaataacttatgCAGATAACCAAAGGAAGCATGCCCAAGTCGCTGGTGCCACATCCAGATGTCTGACACTTTATTAGTAACCCCTTGAGAATCATCAACGGAAAGAGCTTGAGTCAGCAAGCTAGAACTACTGGTGGTCAACTCCAAGTAATAAAGTTTCCCTCTTctaataccataaccaatcgtcttCCGCGTCCGGatgtccttaaaaacacaaaaatatggccaaaaaataaccaaacaatGTAAGGCAAGGGTTATTTGAGCAACGGACAACAAATTATAATTTAGAGAGGGAACCACAAGAACAGTGTCAAGTTTCATGGTATCAGAAAGGGAAACAACGCCTTCCCCAATAACAGGGACGGCATTACCATTAGCAACATTGACCTCGgtttgtgtggatgtttttaGTGATGGAACCTgtctagaatcacaagtcatatgttcagtagctccggaatcaattatccatgtattaTTCATAACAGAAGTAGAAGTACTGAGTGCCTTACCATCACTTCCTGCCGCAGCTATCATGGCAGATGCCTTGTCCGCTATCTGATCCGAATCATTCTTGGTTTCGACAATAGAGGCTCGAGATTTGTTGCACCGAGGATCACGGGTCTTATCCCAATTCTCGGGATATCTAATCAGCTCAAAACAACGACTCTTGGAGTGTCCCGTCAGGCCACAGTGTGGGCATTTACCTTGTGGATGATCCCGGCTTGTCTGGTTTGGCCGAGTTGATCCAGGCCGGTTTTGTACCCCTTCTTGATTCGACCCACTAGATGATCCACGGGCCCTTGCTGCCATAGCAGCAGACTTCCCCTTGTCAACCTCTGTTTTCATTGCTTCCTTTTGATCGGCTTCTCGACAAACATAGGCATAAGAAGCCTGCATGCCAAGTGGGGATCCTTCCGCAGCACTTCTCCACGCACCTGATCAAACCCATCATCAAGACCACCAAGAAACACATAGACCCGTTGTCTCTCAGTGGATTTCTGAAACACTTTGATGTCATTCTCACACTCCATGGATACTTTATTAAAGTGATCCAATTCTTGGAAGATCTCAGTGAGCTCCCCAAAATAGGTAGCTAAGGGTCGGCCATTCTGACGCAGACGGGATGCCTTCTGATTCAACGAATAAATTCTAGCCTCGTCATTCTCATCAAAGTAGGCAGCCTTCAAGGAGTCCCAAATCTCCTTCGATGTAGACAACCGAATGTACCGTTTCATAATCTCGGGCTTCATGGAAGACAAAAGCCAACTCTTAATTTTTTGATCTTCAGAAAACCAATCATCATATTTAGGATCATCTTCGCTAGGTGCCTTGATAGACCCACGAAGAtatctcatcttcttccttccagcaatatgaatttgaatgagAGGAGCCCATAAATCATAgttcttttcatccaaaaccataccaATATTAAAGCTTGAATTCTCTGACTGCACCATAATTGGAGCAGCCGCTGAAACAATCTGTGAACCAGCCCCCTTTTCTTCAGCCATCTCTCTGTTGCTTCGGTGTTGACTGACACAAACTAGgcagaggaaaaaaaaacagcagCGGTGATGGGACCTAGAACACGTTGGACAAATCAACAGGGCAGCAACACCCTATCTGGTGCTCGCTGCAATCGGTCAAAGCAGCAACACCTTCTCTGGTGCTCGCTGCAATCAGTCAGGGAACGGGCAGCAACAACCCTAAGGTTGCTCGCTGCAATGGATCAGGTACACGGCAGGAAAAAATTAgggttcagttttttttttctaacccGGCTCTGGtgccaagaagaaagaatgcttTTCAATGATATTTTATTTCATATCAAAACAAGGTATATATACAACCCTATACAGATATGGGAAAGAATAAGGGAAGAATAATTACATCCTAAACTAGGAAACCAATTACAGTAGGAATCCCACAATTATAGGAATCCTAATATAAGTCAACAGTGATCATTTAAATAAGCATAGATGGAATCACTTAATCAAATACTGAAATGAAACCCTTTTtaataatgtggctaacaatttaattgtgtaTGTGGAGTCTGCCTTTAACACTTGCAagtatttaatataattatcaTGATGTATTTGTATTAAATTTATATACGTTTTGTAGTCAAATCCGTTACAAATTTTCATGGTTATATTTTAGTGATTACCATCAACTGAAGTCCATTTAAAGGAACTAAcccatttcattttcttttagaGGATTAAGATAACTCAACCATTAAAGGAATGTCTGGTACGTGCATGTCACGGTCAAAGAATGCAACAAACGACCTCAAAACATTGCGTTAATGAACTCTTCAACTGAGAATGCATGGGCAGGTAGCCACATACATATTATCATAGTTCAACAACATGGATCAAGCATTAATCAATTAGTAGTTAAGCCTATTCACTAATCCCCTCAAGAACAAAGGGTTGAGTTTCTTTTCAAAAGATTTCATAAttaactttagaaactttggtttaggtcaatgaataatttcttattTCAATATATGTCAATTGTCATTTATTTACTAGCATATATAGGTCAATAGAAACAATTACTCCCAAAAATAGCTTTGCATTTCTCTTTATTGGGTAAGTGCGATTATGTCTATGTTTATGAGAGAGAGATGATATACCATCTCGAGTGTTTAAGTTGACGCTATTATTTAGAATTAGGTTTATTCAAGTTAATTAAAGTAGtattaccaaaaataaaaagttaattaaAGTAATGTGTTCCTCCTGTgcatcaaatttgaattttcctTCTCATAATTGATTAAACTAGTGTAAAATACTATTTGcgtcaaaaaaaacaaaaacaaaacaaagtttCATGTTTCGCATATTTCACTACAACTAGAGAAAAGCCCAAAtcatataacatataaatagcAAGGTCAATCCACTTATTGGTCCATGATATCTTGGACTGGCAatacaaattcaaataaaattttaaaaattcattgaaaattaaaaaaagataaacgtgttgtaaatttcctattaaagtgtgattgtgtaaatcttagattagatttgattctagttatcctttcctatatgatcttgtattccttggagatAAATGATTTCTTATtttccttattactataaataaaggcactaagTAAGGGGGATAACAACACATCTCTTTCTCTAATCTCTCCTTGTCGCCGACCCTCTCTTTCCCTGTCAGTTAAATATAggtcacaacacgttatcagcatgctccTACAACTGCGCTAAGGAATCTGACGAGAAAGTTTTCTGCATCACACAGGTTCACCAATATTATCATGCAAttaggttcttccaaaacaacagtttttatctcaatatttttgcagtcctgatagcatgaacattcaccataatgcatgacccaacttacgtttttcgaattttagattctacataaattgtatatgcattatattcataattgttaaattatgtgaatttgatattgccataaattgcatcaaatacATGTTCATTCATTCAAATTATATATGCATTGatttaattgaaaaagaaaaattgaaaaccatttGGGTTCTTCAAACCCATGACCTGAACCGTGCAAGCCTTCTACACCAGGCCAACAACTTGCGTCGGCTTGGCAAGCCTAACCCAGCCACGGATCTCAAGGCAGCAAGCCCATAACCGAATGGTGCATTTAGGCACCATAGTCCCAAATTTGGAACCCTCGGCCTAAAGCCCAATTCCCCTCTCCCGGTCAATTTTTTCAATGAAAACACGATTGGTAGTCGTGTGATTTGGACAAAAATCATCTTTTCACCAACGATCTTTGACATTCCAGAAGAATTTCATGAGTTTTTGGTAGGATTCACTCGAATCATTTCGGTCATCACCACCCCCGACGTTGAGGTTAAACCTCCGTAGACAAATATTGGTTCTCCGATGAACCATGGCTTGCACCAACCATGGAACACCGCCTGAAACGGCGCCGTTGACCATCTTTAACAGATCCCCACACCCAGTGCCGTTGGGGTGGCCTGAAGATCTAAACCCAAGCCCTCACATGCCTCGGATTCCTTTGGTCCATCTTGCACATCACTCTTTTATTGGGCCTGCTTGTGCCTATTGCCTTGACCTACATCACCAGCCCTTTGGGCTTTGGTGATAACCCGACTCGAGAACCATTTGAGCCTTTATGGGCTCATGCTTTTCTCCCATGCATTGTGTCACACATGATCCTAGCCTCTGCTGGTGTATGTGTGTGCCGCACTGGATCCCAGCTTCGCTGGAGTATCTGTGCTCCTCATCACATCTGATTGGTGCCCATATGGGTCTCTGTTTTGGACCTTATTCTTGCATCCCGTTTACTACTACTGGGTATGCATCCCAAATACCATTTGGGGCATGATCAGCTAGTACCTAACCCAACCTAGTTTTAGGCCTGGACCTTACGACACTACTTTACTCAGCCCACCTGTGGGTTTTGGTCCAAGTTTTTTTAACCCGAGTTTAAATCTCTATTTTTTAGGCCCTATCGGTTTTATactttttcacccacactttaaatttggccggaagtccaaataattaattcaattataattatagaccTAAAGTTCTacttgcatattttcttgttgcatatttct of Malus sylvestris chromosome 6, drMalSylv7.2, whole genome shotgun sequence contains these proteins:
- the LOC126627090 gene encoding uncharacterized protein LOC126627090 isoform X2, whose translation is MAARARGSSSGSNQEGVQNRPGSTRPNQTSRDHPQGKCPHCGLTGHSKSRCFELIRYPENWDKTRDPRCNKSRASIVETKNDSDQIADKASAMIAAAGSDGHPDAEDDWLWY
- the LOC126627090 gene encoding uncharacterized protein LOC126627090 isoform X3; translated protein: MAARARGSSSGSNQEGVQNRPGSTRPNQTSRDHPQGKCPHCGLTGHSKSRCFELIRYPENWDKTRDPRCNKSRASIVETKNDSDQIADKASAMIAAAGSDDRFHH
- the LOC126627090 gene encoding uncharacterized protein LOC126627090 isoform X1, translated to MAARARGSSSGSNQEGVQNRPGSTRPNQTSRDHPQGKCPHCGLTGHSKSRCFELIRYPENWDKTRDPRCNKSRASIVETKNDSDQIADKASAMIAAAGSDGKALSTSTSVMNNTWIIDSGATEHMTCDSRQVPSLKTSTQTEVNVANGHPDAEDDWLWY